From the genome of Salvia splendens isolate huo1 chromosome 7, SspV2, whole genome shotgun sequence:
cgaccgtctcggccgcctggctcggcacctcggccgcctggctcggcacctcggccgaccgtctcggccgcctggctcggcacctcggcgcctggctcggcacctcggccgaccgtctcggcctcctggctcggcacctcggccgcctggctcggcactggctcgaTCATGTGTACACCCGTTTTTccccaaccaacgattctcaaaccctatacaacaaccacaccacacattctacatcccaaaacacacccaaacacctgggatcaacCCTTCAACACTCTCCACcacactgccctaggccgaaccctaaaactctcggccaacacacacgaaaccctcaaaccaaacgctgattcctccgagccatctcttggccaaacacacccacagaCTTCACAAAAACGAAGCACTCAGACACACCCCCATTGCACACACATACATCACCCAGAACACACAactcgcagaactgcgcagtttacttgcgaaaatcataaaaaaatcatacgacctccaaagaagctgaaatttacacaccacacccaagacacatccaagtttatacagttaaaatttcgtatcAAAAGGAGATCTTCTGCTCAGTcgaaaaggggtcggaacccactgtcagttatcaccgaaaacatgttcaacacaaacacatagccacaaatcctATTCGACATCTAAACCAtccaaaaacgtcctacatgcatgtttttcgaaATTATCACGAGTTAGGGTATCGGGTTACCTTTTccggatagttcaacgtaaTTCACACGCTTTACTTCttcttccgactccgattcacaacgagaGTGCGTATCACCTTGAATAATCCACCAttcgatgagagggagtgaaagaaaaagatgagaaccgagagggagaaaggAGAGAAGCTTACCGATGAGAGAACCCttcgagagagatgagagattgagtgatgagggagggagagattgagagagagtaGATAGCCACGGTTGTGAGGAGTGGGaggaggttgagaaattagtgggagAGGGGGGGGTTTTCGAAAAACAGAGGAAGAGGGAGAGGAAAAAAGAATttagttaattaggattttaattcatgATTTATTAATTATCCCAATTATAAAATGCCTAGGTAAAATATATCCCATCcacaacaataaaataaatcaattaagattttccacaccatgttttaaacaagaaaaCACAAAAAGATCAAccattaattaaaagaataaaaattcaaaaaaaacataaacatattttttttttcggatgTTACACAAATATACTTTGCAAAAACCAGTACACTCCAATAATTGAGTAGTCAAATAAACTTCATATTCAAACCATGCAGTCTTGAGTAGTAAATATTAATTATGGCATTAAATTCAGGGAGATAGGCAATTTTTATTTGCCGGTTATTTGCTCTAAATTTCCCAATAATTTAATGATTCAGTGCTCTAAGGGAGTAATTTGTTTGATTTTCTTCAagaattagaattaaaattaaaattaaaattaaaattagtttcTATTACTTTCAATCTCTTAAAAATGATATCTTTAATATGCATTTCCGCAATCTTAATCTTCCTTTAACAGAGGAGAAGTGGCATTTAAGTAAAGATTAAGTGATGAACACTCCATGGCGGCGCCACCCCTCTCTTTTCGCCGAGCAGCCGCCGAGAATGTTGGGAAAGAAGAAGAGTATTTATAAGACAAGTAAtctgaaatttttttatcattccAAGCTAGTATTTGCAGATTCAGTTtggaaattaaattaagaaaagTACTGCAAGAATGAAATTCGGATGTGTATAATAAGGAGACACATTTTCGAGCCTGTGTTTGATAATGAAAGACGAAATTTTTAGAAATAGAAAACAAAAGTGTGGTGAATCGAAATCATTAAAATTAACTCAAccgaaaaaaaatcatttacaAGTCTGAAAGCAGACCACAGAAAGTCATAAAGGAGGCGAGAGATGCGGTCCTCACGTGCCCGGCATGTGATCCATCAAAGCGTGCGAATTAAGAGAGGGGCAGCTGAGCTCCATGTCCTTTAATTCACCCGCTTTGGGTGGTTGTAGGCTTGTAGCTGCACACCATATTCTGTATAGCTAATTACCGGAGTTTTCTCTCctaacaagaaaaaaaagagaaggaaatcACGGTTATTTTCAACTCAGACTCGGTAGTGGGGCCTCGCCCTCTTCACAATTTTTATGTACAGCTATTGTTGTTGATTGCTGCCCTTTGTCCCCACTCACTTAAGCACCTCATTCATGGCTGCCCCAACCCTTCTCTTTATTCACATCAAACCCTTCTCTGAACTCCATCTCTGCTCTGCCTTTACCTCCAAGTCTTGTTCTTCCTCGTAAAACACTAgattttcacttttattttattattattctatttttttgggGTGCATTACTCGCCAATTTTGTTGAATTGAGTTTGAAGCAGCTCAGAATGAGGGGATCGCCGGTGCAAAGTTTGCACATTTGGGCTTCAATTGTGCTTCTGGCTCTTCTGTGtgagaatttcttttttttttcaatttaagtTAAAGCTATTTTCGGCTTCTTTGTTTTGCCTCGTTTATTGAGTGATCTGTTAAGTTTGATGCTTTTGTTATTCTTGGCATGTTTTTGGGTTTCCAAGAAATGAGTGAGTTGGGTTGGGTTGGTTTGTGATCTGAATGCGGTTTGAGGATGCAAGTATATTTCCAAAAATGGTTGAGTTAATTGGTGCTTTTGTCTTTGTATTTTTGGTTCCATGTATTGGTTATCTCAATTTCTTGAACTCTGCTGAAGCTTACGGGAATGGCATTCAACTCCTTCGATATGTGTAAtacttcaaaatttaaattttttaatataaatccCACCTCATCTGTGGCTGTTATGTGTTTGATAATGTGACTGGAATGTTTTCAATGAAAACTGTTTGGGTTTAGAATTGGGGATTCAGAACTCTTCCCTTTTTAAACGCATGATTACCAACATTTTCATGATAGTCTCACGAGAATTAGATATTACCATTgaaaaattctgaagaaattatGTTTCTTATGGACTCCCACTTCTGTATTCACAACGGCAAAAGATTTAGCATGAAAGGTGATTGTCAAGTCTGGAGGAATAGAATTTCAATTCATGTTCGACAATATAAGCTAAGCTAATGAATACATTCAAAAGATTTAGCATGAAAAGCGTTTGTAAAGTCTAGTGCAGTTCTCAAGAGTCTCACTTGTGTGCAGTAGTATAGTCATCTCAGCTTCTGCAGGTAAATGTTGTACTTATTTTCTGTAAAACCATCCGGGAGCGATTAATGATTTTTTAATATAGGAGATACCAGATTCAACTATGTCAAAATTATCGTAATTTGTCAGCAATCTACATTCCTACACTTGATGAAGCAGTGAAATATAGCTTAGTTGTTATTGATAAATTCTGCAGATATGATCTTTATTAACATTATATTGCATTTTCTTGTGTTTATTAGGACATTTCAGTAAAGAGTGTAACCTGAATTAGATAAAGTAAAATGATGATTAAATCACACTTGACCTTATGTGCTTATAATGATTTGCATGATGTTAAGTTAACAACTCAATATGGTTTGTTAAATATTCTAAAGTTTCAATCGTTTATACTGGGAACTTGCTGCTTATACAGGTATACATGAATCATCTGGAAACTCTTTGGGTAATTCTGCTCTGGCAGAAAGAAGGGCGGATTTACTTTTACCCCAAATTTCCCCAACTGCTGCTCCTCAGCCGTTTCTTCCTCTTCTGGCTCCATCTCCATTAACACCATTCACAAATAGCACAATCCCCAAATTATCTGGTTTGTCTCTCTCACCTTCTATATTCCAAAAAATAGACATTAATTTTCATGTTGATTCACTTTTgtactaatttaaatttaaatctaaTCAGGAATTTGTGTGCTGAATTTTACGTCACTATCAAATATGATGATGGTGACATCAACTGATTGTATGGCTGCATTTGCACCAGTTTTGGCTAACGTAGTGTGCTGTCCTCAAGTTGAGGCTACATTGGGGATTCTCATTGGCCAATCTAGTAAATATACCAATACACTAGCTTTAAATGGAACACTTGCTGCACATTGCCTTTCAGATTTTCAACAGATTTTGGTGGGTCAGGGAGCCAATGATAGTTTATCTAAGATTTGCTCGATTCATTCATCAAATCTTACTGGAGGTTCTTGCCCAGTTAGCGACGTTTCTGAGTTTGAGAGCGCTGTAGAAACATCTAACCTTCTAGCTGCCTGTGGGAAGATTAATTCTGTGAATGAATGCTGTGAGCAAGTTTGTCAGAACGCTATTCTTGATGCTGCTAGGAAGCTTGCCCAAAAAGCTTACAGTCTTCTAGCCGTAGATGGTTCTCATGTGCTGTCTGATCACACAACTAGGATTAATGACTGCAAAAGTATTGTACTGCGATGGCTTGGAAGTAAACTCGAGCCTTCTCGTGCAAAGGAAGTTCTTCGAGGAATATCTAATTGCAGAATTAACAAAGGTAAATTTAATGAACGcatgatattatttatttgTAACAATTTACTTCAGatgttggctctgtatatgtcAACATTATGTTGCTTTCAAAATATTTTCTACACACACACTTCATGCATGGCTAAATTAATGTTGGAAAcgaattattaaaataataatccCCCCATTGTTTCTAATCCCcacaagaaagaaagagagctGCCCCAAAATTCTATGAGACCGTGACTATGATTTTTCTGTAATTCTTTCTATCCGCTAGCTCTTTTCAGACTCTCAATCCCTCATAATATATCTGTTGTTCAGTCTATTCATCATTAAAGTGATAATCATTTTCCTGTAACAGTTAGGATTCTTCCTTCACTCTTTATGCCCTTACAGAAATTTTCATAATGTCAGTTAGATACGGAGTATTTTATGCATCTCGTTTTCCTAGTCAAGACATGCAACTGAAAAAGGTAGTGACATTTATTGAATGTAAAGAAATTTATTATTAGGCCCATATTTTAGTTACGAGTATCTTCAACCTCTTTACAAATGTTATTCTTCTAGATTCACATACCAGCAGATGTCTCTTCATTGTCGACTTTAATAACTGGAGCCTTTAGTCCTTTTACTTAGTCTTGGAAGTGCACAAGCTCTACACTACTTTTGCCccacatttaattaattaaatgtcgATGAAGAATTTCCcatatacattaattaaaagttAACGCCGCTTCTACTCTTACATTGCTACTGCAGGATGTCCTCTGAATTTTCCAAATATGAGTCATGTCATAGAATGGTGTGGTGCTGGAAAGAGTAATCAAACAGCTTGTTGCAGTTCACTTGAGAGCTACGTCTCTCACCTGCAAAGGCAGAGCTTTGTCACAAACTTGCAAGCTTTAAATTGTGCTGCATCACTTGGAGTCAGATTACGGAAAGCAAACATTACCAAGAATGTCTACAGCCAGTGTCATATTAGCCTCAAAGACTTCTCCCTCCAAGGTTAGTTTGGTCTTCCCACTACTTACATGTCATTACAACATAAATGTTGAACTGCTCCTAATGCTGAAAAATTTGTTGTTTTGTCATGCTGGTCTGCTTGGGCATTGGCATTGATCACATCACTTCTGCAGTTGGTGTTCAGGGTAAATTTCTAACCTTTGCTTACACTATTTGTGATCAGATCACTGTAACCAACTTGATAGGTTTGGTTGTGATTTTCAATACCTTTTTTTTGAAGAATTGATGCCCGATTTCAAAGTGCATATGAAAGATAAATTGATCATGGGATAATATTTCTTGTCAATCAAAGATAAATTTACCAACAAAGATAATTCATTCCTTTCCTGATTCTATCTTAAATTTACTACCACAGAGAACGCACCCTTACAGACAGATGCTTTATAGGCTTGTTGCACTCGGAGCTGAGAAGTTTTGGAAATACTATTTTTCTTTGATTACTTAGTTTTATATCAAAGTCATAAGTGCAATACCTGACAACGCACAAGAAATTGTTATACACAATTTGAAACCTTGCTAATAGAGTTGATATAGCTCCTAATGGATCCCCCTTCATGGCTTCTAGGTTCTTAATTGGCAACCTGAAATCTGACTGAATAAAGATGTTATTATGCTTTTCAtattattacaatttttttattgattataaTCCCACTTGATATCAATTTTGTCTTTGAGTAGAATCTGGATGCCTCCTTCCCAGCTTGCCATCAGATGTAATATTTGACCAGTCTGCAGGGGTCAGCTTCGTCTGTGACTTGAATGACAACATTCCAGCCCCTTGGCCTGCAACCACACAGTTGCCAACTTCATCATGCAACAAAAGTACATTTACTAATTCACCTAGTGGGATACTTAAAGATGTTTCTCTTCAGAACTACTCACAAAACTTATTTTTTCTTACAGCAGCTGTCAAAATTCCTGCTCTTCCTGCAGTGGCTTCTGGGCAAAGTAGTAAGTCCACTCTGTGCGCTACAATTATTCTACTTGTTACTTTTGATACTGCATTTTGCCATTAAAAAAAACTTTCATGTTGCATATTATAATGATCACCGTCCTCGTAGAACTTGGTAGTTCAATATTTTCTTGTCAAGACAAGAGGGTAAAAATTAGAACTTACCTTTGATGCTATCTTTCCTTAAGCTGTTGCTGACACGAAAATTTGTCATATCAGATTTTCAGCAAAAGGGCGCAAACTATATTCCATCTTTGATTGCCTTCGTTGCCATCTTGATTGTGGTGTAGATCCTACTAGAACAAGTTGTGGTTATATATTTGATGTGCTCAATCTGAACCAAAGAGGTGAAAGCATAAAACGCTCAAACTGAAGCCAAGGAAGCACACCTCCAGCTAGGTTCTGACCGACCCTCAGTCGAAAATTGACTCAGAGGTTAAATTTCTTACAGTTATCATTTATATATCTTATTATGTGCTAGtctaattattatttgtaaAGAAGCTCCAAAAGGATGGCCAAATTCTTGTTGATTGCAATGCCTACCGTGTATATcagtttggatttaattttgtTGCCATACATGTTGCCTCATTCATTGATTTTTTATACTTCAAGGAAGTTATTATTCGTTTTCAATTACAATAGCAATACAATGTTTACACCTTAAATTATTTATCTCATGATTGCATTGGTATTCTTGTTGGCTACTGCCTACTTGGCTTCATCTCAGCAGAATAGAACATCCCTTTCCTACTTTAACAATATTTGAAGCTTCTGCAACTTCATCACTGACTTCACTTCATTGTTTTCACTGGATTCCATCCCTGGATGAGTTATCTACCCTACTAAACATGCGTGTATACGGAGTATTAATTAACCAATGCCATGAATGACAAGTTGACAACTGATAAACACGATGAATTGAACCAGCATTTGACTCTCTGACATAAGACTCATGTTAATTTTTCAAGTTGTGAgaaattaatactagtaatttaCATGGTTTTTGTGACATTATCATTTCCCTCAATTTCTACATTAGACCATCACAACTGGTATAACCCCATGCGGCCATGCCTCTTCACATATCTCTACACACAATTTTTCCATTAGTTAACACATAAATAACAAAACTAATtcattaaaaatcataaaagtTAACAAGTCTTAATATTAACTAATATTCGTAGATTAAATCATTCATCATATGATTGATTTTTCAGGTGTCGGTCAATATCAAATTACATAGAAAGTTAGAAACCCATATTTTCTATGCATGAACACGAAACTAAACAATTGGTATAACTATAACAGTTGTCCAATATCACACACTCACAAAGTGAATAGTATGACAACGACAAGTCGCTAAAAAATGCAAAACAATTCGTTGCCGCAGAATGTGCTTCAAAAACGATTCTTGATATTTAAGACTTGAGTTAAACCGAGATTCAATTCAACACACTTGAAGCAATCATGTGTAAGAAGTGACAAACAAGGCTCAAGGAACCATTTGAAGCCTCGTGTTTTTACCCATTGTGCATTCCATATCACCAAAAGAAAGATGACAGCTTAACAACCTTTCATATTACACTCGCCTATAAAAACACCACACCATTATATTATTCATTCCTTATAGAAAGTTGCACTCTGATGAAAAATATGGCAAACTCGTCTCACTTAAAGTGGACCTTAACTATGTCAACTGTGTTGAAGATTCAGCAAACAGCTTCTGCAAATCACAGAAATAGCCATCAGTAGCTTTAGGTTTGCCATcacatagagagagagagagagagagagagagaggaaactCACAGATTTTGGGTGACAAGGATGGCCGACCATGCAAAAACACCATAAATCCACACAACAGCTTTCCTGGACTAGGTTTCGTATAATCAAAAAGTCCTGTTCAAATGCACATCGTCAATCAACTTCCATATCATCCCATTTACCTCTCAAGTCTGATTCTCGGTCATGCTTGGATTCTGTCACATGTTTGTACACCCTGAAAACACATTTTCTCAGTTAAATGACTGGCATTAAGATAAAATCAAAGCAAAGCAATTCCTACATATTCCCCTAATTTTTGAAGAGAGTGAGATATATGATGTTGAAGATCATTTTACAAGGAAATAATGAAGAGAAATAATTACAGCCTAAAGACAATCGAAGGAGGCTTATACTATGAGACAATGTTATCCAGAGAGTTGGAATTCCCCTTTATGTAATTTCGTGATGATTGCAGACTTAATTTACGTCTATTCGGTCAAAGAGCATCAAATTCGAGGCAGGTGGAAAATATGAGAAACATATTAAAGTCCACGTATGAGTAGCCATATATAAACAGGCCTGAACTATTTGTTTCAGTGACTATAGGAGTTCCAGACATACGCATGCAGAGCATCAGCTTTTCTCGAGATTTCACTCGACCAAAGTACTGGATCTGCATTCTTAGGGAGTAAATCTTGCTGCTGTTTTTTCTCTTGGAGCCACAGCTCTGCTTTATTGCATTCCCTAATAACCTTCAAAAAGATcaaagtgaagaagataataGTGATTTTTTCAGAAATAGACAGACATAGTATCATAAACAATCAAATCCAAATGATTTTATGTTAAAGGGACGTACTGCATCCCTTGCACTTGGTGAAAGTGATCCTACAGCCACCTGAAACTCCTCGATGCAGCTCAATAGGTTTCTAGTGGCCTGTTCCCTGGCTGCCTCATCTTTGTATCGATTTTCAATTGGATCCACAATCTGATTAAATAttgagaataataaataaatagtgaCAACAAAGTTGAATAGATACCAAAAAAACTCAACAAACCTTTTTCAAATCCTGTAACCTTTCAGTGTAAACATATTCTGACTCATCATCTCCATCTCCGTAAATCCAGTCTTCAGTTTGTTGCAAGTTACTGGAAATTCCGTCTTTTTCGAAATCAGTGACAAAGCTCCGGTATGTATCTAAAAGCtgttaaaataataatattaaataaagtaGCATTATGAGATATCCAGAAAGGATAATAGTAAGGCACTAGAACATATTCAAAGATGAAACACATAATTAAGAATCCCGTGCAAGAGTACTGCATCCATGACAATTAACCAATTAAAGAcaattaaatgtcaacacaaacaCACTACAGTTCCCTATAAAAGGTGGACATCAGAAGTCATTCTTAAGTGCAGGAAAGTATTCTAGCATTTGACCTTCAATCAAATGGATATCATTTTTTTAGAATTAATGACCGTCTACTTTCAAGTTCACAGTAAGTTACGGAGCCCTATTCGCATTCACCATTATTGAAGTTCACAGTAAGTTATGGAGATAAACACCAAAGTCTATGCTACTTGCACTATTTCtcataaaatttaatactaattgAACATTGTCATTATAGCTGAATCAATAAAAATCCCAGTAACATATAAGAGTACAAAACAACCTACAAAGAGAAGCACGTCTGCACCTTATTTCGCGTTTCATATACATACGCCTCCAgtgcattttttttctctttggtCCTTTCCATATTTATGTCTTGCTGGGTAAACTGTAGCTCTTTCTCTTGAGCTCGGCAGAGCTCATCAGGTGCCATCCCACCATATATATTCTCATCCACCAATATATTCTGTCGTCTGACAGCCATTAGCCGTCTCATCTCATGACCCTATAATAGGGGAAACCATAATATTTTGACAATCATTTATTCATTTTAGCTTtagaatttgaagaaaataatgaGTTTCACTTGATTAACTTCGATGTATTCATCAGTCATTACATTTATCATTAGAATTTAGAAGCAATACATGAAatgtttttatcatttttatagaGAAAAATTGCAAATTCATGTTTCAAGGGTAATCCAAAAACAGAGCAGTTGAAGAGAACAACAAAAAGAGACAATGGTAATACCATAAGCCTGATGAAGCAGTATACCACATATATCAAAGGAGTCATTACTTGTAATCCATGTCATATATACTATAGAagtattcaaaaaaaaattcacgaGGAGACTATCATGTCGTTCAGCCTAAGAGTCATTTAATAGGTGTTTACTCGGACTTACAAGAGGACCATTTGATTTCTTAGATGACTCGGAATTGCTAGGGTCAACATTTGAATGGGCATCAATGCTGTTGTGTCCAGAAGAATCATCCACATGATCACCTACCAGCTGCATAGAGATGTATAGTGTTCTATAAAACATGGCACCACACTATCAAGGCTCCTAATACGAAATttctaataaaaaaacacacaggCACACACTTACAGATGCAGAATCTATAGAGACGACTCCATGCAGATTTAGCACAAATTTGACTTTTATCTTTGTCTTCTCCTCATTGGGAACTCTGAATGGCCCAATCTGCATAATAGATATCATCAGATAAAGAGTATCAAGATATTCTGATCAGAGACattgataaaagaaaagaagaacCTCAAACCTAGAAAGCAGACTAAGAAATATGTGAACAACACGAACCTCTAAATCTAAAAAGCAGACTAAAATTTGTGCACAGCCTGAATCTCTACACCTACCATCTTCAAGTCTCTAAGTATATAATTAGGCTATTGGATTTAAGTACTTTAAGTTCAAATGCTTCACCATATAAGCAACTAGTTAAGAATTTAAGGGCTCCTCTTCCTGACTCTTTCCTTAAGGTTCCAGTTTGCAAGTCCCTCTGATTAAGAGAATGTCCCATCAAGTTGCACTAGTACATCGTGCAGGTGACTAAGCTAGACACCAGATACTGTGGCAGAAACCAAAGTCAAGGTTCAAGCATTCAGTTGTAATTTTTCTGCCGAGGATCATCACTATACTGTCACTATAGTATATTGACTATTTTCTAATGATTTACCCATGATCCAAAAAAAAGTATGTCCAATTTATTAACTCATGCCAGCATTAATTCTGAACGCAAATGAAACACATCCATCATAAACAACCAAATCGCCCAAAAATCATACCATAAGAACAGGTCACTATAGTAGATTTCATATTGcaagaataaatataatacaTTCCACTCTTGTGGGAAGCAGCAGcatctctctctttccctcCTCTTTTTTAGTATTCCAAAAAAGTTGGTTGTTTTGAGTAGTTGAATGAGTTAATACAGTTATACCGTATAAGAGCTGATTCCTGTTGAGACACCAGAAGGCAACTCATTTTGATTTGCATAGTAAGCTCCCATGTGAAATATATCATTTCTGTACAATGTAAGAACTTTTGTACTTGGAAAAGGATTGCCTTTTGGAAACAACACTCCGTCAGCTAAGGAGCGGATTGGCCCTTCATCTGATGCAAAGGCAATTGAGAAAGGAAAGCAGTCCACTACCTGCAAATAAGGGGCAGATATTTAGAGTCCTGTGAGTGGCTAGGAGAACATTAGCTTTCATGATCTCTACAGGGGCTCTACTCTCTAATCAAGACTATAAGGCTTGCGAGTGCGAGATGAATACAATTTCAAGTAAGGCAACACATATTCttcttttcattttctgcaTGTGGTTATTTCTCTCTTTTCATTAAGTTGGTTTGCAGGTAAGATTAGTGGGGAGGGCTGTATGGTCACAGGACAGAGTGGTAGGATGCTAACCTGGGTCCAGTTTCCTATTTTTTAATTCATTGGTTACTGTAAGACCACTGTTCTGGAAAACCATCATAGAGTGAGTTGAGCAACTATTGGGAACTGATGCATACATACATATTttcaaaacaataattaaatttcaatatcAAAGGAGAAATATATGATGCAAGTGAATAGCCGCATAAAACAAACCTCATACTCTCTCACTCGGAATATGGGGCTTAACATTGCACATTGAAGGGCACAGCCACGAGCGACACACTCACTTGCATTCAGAGTCCTACCGGCCTCCTTTCTAAAAAGTGAATTTATAATCTTTGTAATGGCAGGTATCCGAGAACCTGACCCAACAAGCTCAACTGTGTGAATCTTATCAACACTTAAACCTGATTCTAGCAAAGCCTTTTGACATGGAATACTAATCCTTTCCAGCAATGGAGCAGCCAAATTCTCAAACTCATCTCTTTTGATGTATCCTTTGACGTCTTTTTCATCCATCAAGCACTCAATACTCAGTGGTGCCTCTGGGTTAGCACTCAAAACTTTCTTCAATTTCTCACAAGCTGCTCTCAGCCTAATAGAAGCCCGAGTACTAGAATAAACATCAATATTGTATTGTTCCCTAAACATAGCTGCAAAATGTTTAACCAGAACTTCATCAAAGTCTCTTCCTCCTAAGTTGCTGTCAAATGCATGGGATAGTACCTTCATATGCCCAGGCTCAAATGATACAACAGCAACTTGTGTATCACTATGACCAACATCTACGAACACAACATTTGCTGGACCCCTGTTTGAAAACTCTGGTTTGTATATACCATAACCCAGTCCAACAGCAGTACAGTCATGCATCAGCCTTACTGGACTCAACCCTGCAATCTGTGCAGCATGCAAATATGCACGTCTCTGCAAAGCCGTGAAGTAACACGGTATACCGATCACACAGTTGGAAATCTGCATCTCAAGATTTTTCTGTGCGATCTGCTTTAGGTGGGCAAGCAGCATTGCCAAAATCTGTACAGGGGTAAAAGTGTGTCTTTCATTCAAGTATTGCAGGTGAATCAGGATTCCTCCATCAGGTCCTTCTGATGTCTCGAATGGGAGCAATCTTAGGTCATCCTGCACAGAAGGCTCACTATAATTCAGACCAATTAACCTCTTGACCTGAGATACAGTCGACTTGGGATGCATAGTTGCAGATGCAGCCCCAGCAGAGCCCAAAAACCTCTGCTTCTCGCCAAACGAAACCACTGCTGGATTTTCCCGTTTTGACTCATCATTCAACAAGACATCAATTCCTCGTTGTTTAGCCACTGCTATAACAAGGTTCTCATTTCCAATGTCAAACCCCACTACACTCATTTCCATATTATAGCAACCTTAACTTGTGGCCAACTACGCGGaattccacaccaaaatcacagGTTCAAATCCTAAAGCCAAATACCAGCCACACATAATATTCAGACCTCATGATGCAAGATAAATCCAATTATTCACACAGCATTTTTCATCATGTATAGATATCAATTTCATATTCTGTGAAATGAATTCTAAAAACTGTTGCAACATACTTATTACAATTAGCAGCATTAGCCAAACATCTGCACATGGTAAAGTAATCCGAACAAGTAAAAAAAGGGATGATAATTGTGTGTTTATAAATACGTGGCCCAAACAAGCGAATGTGGTTGCGAAAATTAAAGTTGAGAGG
Proteins encoded in this window:
- the LOC121810268 gene encoding heat shock 70 kDa protein 16-like isoform X2, with amino-acid sequence MEMSVVGFDIGNENLVIAVAKQRGIDVLLNDESKRENPAVVSFGEKQRFLGSAGAASATMHPKSTVSQVKRLIGLNYSEPSVQDDLRLLPFETSEGPDGGILIHLQYLNERHTFTPVQILAMLLAHLKQIAQKNLEMQISNCVIGIPCYFTALQRRAYLHAAQIAGLSPVRLMHDCTAVGLGYGIYKPEFSNRGPANVVFVDVGHSDTQVAVVSFEPGHMKVLSHAFDSNLGGRDFDEVLVKHFAAMFREQYNIDVYSSTRASIRLRAACEKLKKVLSANPEAPLSIECLMDEKDVKGYIKRDEFENLAAPLLERISIPCQKALLESGLSVDKIHTVELVGSGSRIPAITKIINSLFRKEAGRTLNASECVARGCALQCAMLSPIFRVREYEVVDCFPFSIAFASDEGPIRSLADGVLFPKGNPFPSTKVLTLYRNDIFHMGAYYANQNELPSGVSTGISSYTIGPFRVPNEEKTKIKVKFVLNLHGVVSIDSASLVGDHVDDSSGHNSIDAHSNVDPSNSESSKKSNGPLNILVDENIYGGMAPDELCRAQEKELQFTQQDINMERTKEKKNALEAYVYETRNKLLDTYRSFVTDFEKDGISSNLQQTEDWIYGDGDDESEYVYTERLQDLKKIVDPIENRYKDEAAREQATRNLLSCIEEFQVAVGSLSPSARDAVIRECNKAELWLQEKKQQQDLLPKNADPVLWSSEISRKADALHAVYKHVTESKHDRESDLRGKLLCGFMVFLHGRPSLSPKI
- the LOC121810268 gene encoding heat shock 70 kDa protein 16-like isoform X1, which codes for MEMSVVGFDIGNENLVIAVAKQRGIDVLLNDESKRENPAVVSFGEKQRFLGSAGAASATMHPKSTVSQVKRLIGLNYSEPSVQDDLRLLPFETSEGPDGGILIHLQYLNERHTFTPVQILAMLLAHLKQIAQKNLEMQISNCVIGIPCYFTALQRRAYLHAAQIAGLSPVRLMHDCTAVGLGYGIYKPEFSNRGPANVVFVDVGHSDTQVAVVSFEPGHMKVLSHAFDSNLGGRDFDEVLVKHFAAMFREQYNIDVYSSTRASIRLRAACEKLKKVLSANPEAPLSIECLMDEKDVKGYIKRDEFENLAAPLLERISIPCQKALLESGLSVDKIHTVELVGSGSRIPAITKIINSLFRKEAGRTLNASECVARGCALQCAMLSPIFRVREYEVVDCFPFSIAFASDEGPIRSLADGVLFPKGNPFPSTKVLTLYRNDIFHMGAYYANQNELPSGVSTGISSYTIGPFRVPNEEKTKIKVKFVLNLHGVVSIDSASLVGDHVDDSSGHNSIDAHSNVDPSNSESSKKSNGPLGHEMRRLMAVRRQNILVDENIYGGMAPDELCRAQEKELQFTQQDINMERTKEKKNALEAYVYETRNKLLDTYRSFVTDFEKDGISSNLQQTEDWIYGDGDDESEYVYTERLQDLKKIVDPIENRYKDEAAREQATRNLLSCIEEFQVAVGSLSPSARDAVIRECNKAELWLQEKKQQQDLLPKNADPVLWSSEISRKADALHAVYKHVTESKHDRESDLRGKLLCGFMVFLHGRPSLSPKI